CCAGCAAGTAGATTCCCAGAGAAGTACGGTGGCAGCGAAGCGCCGGGTGATGTCTATTCCGCGATACCTTCAGGCTGAAATCGTCTCATCCCATTAGGGGTAGCTGCCATCTTGTATCAGCACGACTTTGTCGGGATACATATCGACGACCGCCGTGGACCAGTCGAGCGAAACCGCGTGTCCGTCGAGGTATAGATAGTTTGCCACCCGTGCATGCCGAGCATACGCGATCCAGGGTTGAATCGTGAGCGTGCCCAGCCAGATGTCATAGTCGTCCTGCCGCGGATCGCCGTCGGCGGGGGGCGTGAACGCGCTGGCGTCGCGTTCCGAGAAGCAGACGAATTGCGACGTGCCGACTTCGGTCAGGAAACGCGCGAAAGTCCAACGACCGTAGCGGAGCGTCTTATGACTTAATAGCGAGTTCATCAGGTAGCTGGTGCGCTGCTGGATGCCGTCGATCACCCCGTCGGAACCAATAAACGGCTGCGGTTCGGACAGATCTGTCGGGCAGCGATAAATTGCCGCGCTACCGGTGATGATGCCGGCCCGCGCAAGCTCTTCGTCGGCCTCGGGCGCGCCGCCGACGAAGGGCATGATTTTGTCTTCCCAGTAGATTTCGGCAAACGACTCCGAAGCGCCCGTATTGGAAAGCACGTCCGCGTTGAACGGATGGTGCAAAAAGAACTGGCCGACGTTCGCGTCATAATAT
This genomic window from Pirellulales bacterium contains:
- a CDS encoding DUF1559 domain-containing protein gives rise to the protein MTIALWMKARRCAPVRAGFTLVELLVVIAILGILIALLLPAVQMAREAARRAQCLSNYRQIGLAVQQYYDANVGQFFLHHPFNADVLSNTGASESFAEIYWEDKIMPFVGGAPEADEELARAGIITGSAAIYRCPTDLSEPQPFIGSDGVIDGIQQRTSYLMNSLLSHKTLRYGRWTFARFLTEVGTSQFVCFSERDASAFTPPADGDPRQDDYDIWLGTLTIQPWIAYARHARVANYLYLDGHAVSLDWSTAVVDMYPDKVVLIQDGSYP